In Apium graveolens cultivar Ventura chromosome 10, ASM990537v1, whole genome shotgun sequence, the following are encoded in one genomic region:
- the LOC141693158 gene encoding threonine dehydratase 1 biosynthetic, chloroplastic-like, which translates to MEAICFSTPPHQSHLHRLNHLHLQTKHNSNATATFTNLKKHNSFKTIAKISTERPVAVTAPPQSITAPPLLKVSPSSLQYEAGMVGAVPDHKVTPGPLNAMEYLTNIFSSKVYDVAYETPLDLASKLSARLGVNFWLKREDLQPVFSFKLRGAYNMMAKIPKDQLKKGVICSSAGNHAQGVALSAQKLGCNAVIAMPVTTPEIKWKSVERLGATVVLVGDSYDEAQAYALNRAKEEGRTFVAPFDDPDVIIGQGTTGMEIVRQMKGPIHAIFVPVGGGGLIAGIAAFVKRVSPEVKIIGVEPSDANAMALSLHHGRRVTLDEVGGFADGVAVKVVGEETFRLCRELLDGVVLVTRDAICASIKDMFEENRSILEPAGALALAGAEAYCKYHNLKDANVVAIASGANMNFDRLRLVTELADIGRQREAVLATFLPEERGSFKKFSENVGPMNITEFRYRYVSDKEEALVLYSVGVHIKSDLNAMVERMESSQLRTINLTNNDLVKDHLRHLMGARSDVQNELLCRFVFPERPGALKKFLDAFSPTWNISLFHYRAQGESGANVLVGFQIPISEMEEFHSRANELGYSYMEETSNYAFQLLMR; encoded by the exons ATGGAGGCCATATGTTTCTCGACGCCTCCTCACCAATCTCACCTCCACCGCCTCAATCACCTCCATCTCCAAACTAAACACAATTCAAATGCCACCGCCACATTCACAAACCTTAAAAAACACAATTCATTCAAAACTATCGCAAAAATCTCCACGGAGCGGCCGGTCGCCGTCACCGCGCCGCCGCAAAGCATAACAGCTCCTCCATTGCTAAAAGTTTCACCTTCATCTCTACAATACGAGGCCGGTATGGTTGGTGCTGTACCCGACCATAAGGTTACACCTGGTCCTCTCAATGCTATGGAGTATCTTACTAATATTTTTTCTTCCAAGGTCTATGATGTTGCTTACGAAACGCCTCTAGACCTTGCGTCGAAGCTTTCGGCTAGATTAGGCGTTAATTTCTGGCTCAAGAGGGAGGACCTTCAGCCT GTTTTCTCCTTTAAACTTCGAGGGGCTTATAACATGATGGCTAAAATTCCAAAGGATCAATTGAAAAAAGGCGTTATCTGCTCATCAGCTGGAAATCATGCCCAAGGTGTTGCATTGTCTGCCCAGAAGCTGGGTTGTAACGCTGTAATTGCTATGCCAGTCACTACTCCAGAAATTAAG TGGAAGTCAGTTGAGAGATTGGGTGCAACAGTTGTTCTTGTCGGGGACTCATACGATGAAGCACAAGCATATGCTTTAAATAGGGCCAAGGAAGAGGGGCGAACATTTGTTGCTCCATTTGATGATCCAGATGTTATCATCGGTCAAGGAACTACCGGTATGGAGATTGTGCGTCAAATGAAAGGTCCAATACATGCTATATTTGTGCCGGTGGGGGGTGGTGGGTTGATAGCTGGTATAGCAGCCTTCGTGAAAAGGGTTTCACCAGAG GTCAAGATAATTGGAGTTGAGCCATCTGATGCAAATGCAATGGCCTTGTCATTACATCATGGTAGGAGAGTAACACTGGATGAAGTAGGAGGTTTTGCAGATGGTGTTGCTGTGAAAGTGGTCGGTGAAGAGACGTTCCGCCTTTGCAGGGAACTTCTAGATGGGGTGGTTCTTGTTACCCGTGATGCTATCTGTGCATCGATAAAG GACATGTTCGAGGAGAATAGGAGCATTCTGGAACCAGCTGGGGCTCTTGCTCTTGCTGGAGCTGAAGCATACTGCAAATATCACAACCTTAAGGATGCTAATGTAGTTGCTATTGCCAGTGGGGCAAATATGAACTTTGATAGGTTGAGATTGGTAACTGAACTTGCTGATATTGGTAGACAACGAGAGGCTGTTCTTGCAACCTTTTTGCCTGAGGAGCGTGGAAGCTTTAAAAAATTTTCTGAAAAT GTTGGACCCATGAATATAACCGAGTTCAGATACAGATATGTTTCCGATAAGGAAGAAGCCCTAGTATTGTACAG TGTTGGTGTACACATAAAATCAGATCTTAATGCTATGGTGGAGAGAATGGAATCATCTCAACTTCGAACTATTAATCTAACAAACAATGACCTGGTCAAAGATCATTTGCGTCATTTG ATGGGGGCCCGATCAGATGTTCAGAATGAGCTTCTATGTAGGTTTGTTTTTCCTGAGAGGCCTGGTGCTTTGAAGAAATTTCTAGATGCATTTAGTCCGACTTGGAACATTAGCTTGTTCCATTATCGTGCACAG GGAGAATCAGGTGCGAATGTTTTAGTTGGTTTTCAAATTCCGATCTCTGAAATGGAGGAGTTCCACAGTCGTGCCAATGAACTTGGATACAGTTATATGGAAGAAACAAGCAACTATGCATTCCAACTTCTCATGCGATGA